A section of the Streptomyces sp. NBC_00178 genome encodes:
- a CDS encoding DUF5719 family protein: MKSTPLYLVAGTVALAAVTGFAALNAPGDQGPAAPAAAAHLPVERSSLLCPAPSMSDLADTTYTSFTPEGDGGGEAGAAELKAAVPLPADDAPAAGKGKAKDDDKADDEKADDEKADDEKADDEKADAEKGKTAESKPVLSVKDLGKPSTVDTSKSGAPALVGTATGKLAPGWTTQQTTTAEAGGARGLLGVSCTTPDTDFWFPGASTAAARQDYVHLTNPDDSAAVADIELYGAEGPLKSDAGEGITVPARSSVPILISTLTGEAAENVTVHVTTRTGRVGAAVSAAEDKVGSDWLAKSADPAQTLVLPGIPSDATSVRLVAFAPGEDDADMKIQLMGKNTTFSPAGNDTLHIKSRMTASVDLKNVTRGEPGSIRLTSTDGSSAPVVAALRVVRGSGAGQEVAFIPATAPVGDRASVADNRAKASVLSLAAPGATAKVKVTASAGSGGGEKTSKTYTVKGGTTLEVIPEGPAGLKGAYALTVETESGGPVHAARTLTLKEGGISMFTVQTMPDDGGTVEVPAVRQDLSVLDD; encoded by the coding sequence GTGAAGTCCACACCTCTGTACCTGGTCGCGGGCACCGTCGCCCTCGCCGCCGTCACCGGTTTCGCCGCGCTCAACGCGCCCGGCGACCAGGGCCCGGCCGCGCCGGCGGCGGCGGCCCACCTCCCCGTGGAGCGCTCCAGCCTCCTGTGCCCCGCACCGAGCATGTCCGATCTGGCGGACACGACGTACACCTCCTTCACCCCGGAGGGGGACGGCGGCGGGGAGGCCGGTGCGGCCGAGCTGAAGGCCGCCGTGCCCCTTCCGGCGGACGACGCGCCTGCCGCCGGCAAGGGCAAGGCCAAGGACGACGACAAGGCCGACGACGAGAAGGCCGACGACGAGAAGGCCGACGACGAGAAGGCCGACGACGAGAAGGCCGACGCGGAGAAGGGGAAGACGGCGGAGTCCAAGCCCGTCCTCTCCGTGAAGGACCTCGGCAAGCCGTCCACCGTCGATACGTCCAAGTCCGGAGCCCCCGCCCTGGTCGGCACCGCGACGGGCAAGCTGGCGCCCGGCTGGACGACCCAGCAGACGACCACGGCCGAGGCCGGTGGCGCCCGCGGTCTGCTCGGTGTCAGCTGCACCACCCCGGACACGGACTTCTGGTTCCCGGGTGCGAGCACCGCGGCCGCCCGCCAGGACTACGTCCACCTGACCAACCCCGACGACAGCGCCGCCGTCGCCGACATCGAGCTGTACGGCGCCGAGGGCCCCCTCAAGTCCGACGCGGGCGAGGGCATCACCGTCCCGGCCAGGTCCAGCGTGCCGATCCTGATCTCGACACTGACCGGCGAGGCGGCCGAGAACGTCACCGTCCACGTCACCACGCGGACCGGGCGGGTCGGCGCCGCCGTGAGCGCCGCCGAGGACAAGGTGGGCAGCGACTGGCTGGCCAAGTCCGCCGACCCGGCTCAGACCCTGGTGCTGCCGGGCATCCCGTCGGACGCCACCTCCGTGCGCCTGGTGGCCTTCGCACCCGGCGAGGACGACGCCGACATGAAGATCCAGCTCATGGGCAAGAACACGACGTTCTCACCGGCCGGGAACGACACCCTGCACATCAAGTCGCGGATGACCGCGAGCGTCGATCTCAAGAACGTCACCCGGGGTGAGCCCGGCTCGATCCGGCTGACCTCGACCGACGGCAGCAGTGCACCGGTGGTCGCCGCCCTGCGCGTGGTGCGGGGGAGCGGTGCCGGGCAGGAGGTCGCGTTCATCCCGGCGACCGCGCCGGTCGGCGACCGGGCGAGCGTCGCGGACAACCGGGCGAAGGCCTCGGTGCTCTCCCTGGCGGCCCCGGGAGCGACGGCCAAGGTCAAGGTGACCGCGTCGGCGGGCAGCGGGGGCGGTGAGAAGACCTCCAAGACCTACACGGTCAAGGGCGGTACGACGCTCGAGGTGATCCCCGAGGGTCCGGCGGGTCTCAAGGGCGCCTACGCGCTGACGGTGGAGACGGAGTCCGGCGGCCCGGTCCACGCAGCCCGCACGCTCACGCTCAAGGAGGGCGGCATCAGCATGTTCACGGTGCAGACGATGCCGGACGACGGGGGCACGGTCGAGGTGCCCGCCGTGCGGCAGGACCTGTCGGTCCTGGACGACTGA